Within Cellulophaga sp. L1A9, the genomic segment TTCCCATCTTTAAGCTTATCGGTAACGTCAAATTGAAAAGGTGTAAATCCTCCTTTATGGACGCCTAGTTTTTTACCATTGATATAGACATGGCACTTGTAGTTTACAGCTCCGAAATATAAAAAGTAGTTTTTGTTTTTGTCTTTTGTTACTTTAAAATCTCTCTTATACCATAAAGACCCTTCATAAAATAACAAACGTTCATCTTGTGAGTTCCAATCTCCAGGAACTTGTAATGTTGGTTCATAGGTAAAATCATATTCAACCAAAGTTGATTTATCTACATCGGTTAAATTATCATAAAAGCCTCCTTCACCAGATTCCCTTTCGTCATATGGCATTTGCCTGTAATCTAAATATCCCATTTGATATGGATCTATGATATAGCTCCAAGGACCATTTAAACTTAAATAATCTCTGTTAAAAACATTCTGAATTGTTTTTTGACTGTAGCCACTTATGTTAAATAAGATTAAGGCCGTCAGTGCTAACATTACTTTTTTTTGCATCATTCTAAATAAAAATTAAAAAAGTACAGGCATCTAGAGGTTTAGAAACTTGTAACTTAACTCGGTTAATAATCAGTATTAATATCCAATATTAAATTGTAAAGCAATCTCTCCTATGACATCAATTTGAGATTGCGCAATTGGGCAATTCAGAAAATGTGCTTGCCATGGAATGGCGCTATTAGTGACAATATAATTAAAGCAAAATCAAACTGTACTATTTTTTTATTAGAAACCTTGTCTCCTAAAGGAACAATAAATAACAAACCAAAAGCATAGCCCAATTGTGTCGCTAATGGTACATTACTAATAGCAGATTCACTAACACCAAATTCTACCACCATTTGGTGTAAACGAGGTTGGTTGTAATAAAGGTTAGCAACAACAAGGCCAGCAGATATACTCATTAAATAGAGTACGGAATTGGATAAATTTTTACTCATATTTTAAAACTTAACAACACCTTTAAATAAAGGTAACAAAGGTATAAAACTATAAAAAGGTATAAGTAATTAAATGCTTAATTAATGTATTATTAGTTTCCATTATTTTGAAGTTGAGTAGCGGTAACACCTGTACTTCGTATAAAAAAAACTGATTAAAATTGATCACTTCATTAAAATCTAATCTTTGTTTCCCTATAAAAAAGCAAAAGAAAAAAGAAAAAAGAACACATCAAATTAATCCTTTAGAAAAATTAGAGGAATTTTTGGAGGCACTTTTAGAATATACATCAACCACTAATTATACCGATGTGCTTACCTTTCAAAACAATCTATTATCAGTACAATTAGAAAGTACTAGTAATTGACAACAAGAGCCGCAAGCAGTTATTTAGTTGTATAGAGCAGTTGGAGTATAGGTGGGGTGAATTATTTTTTGATGTTACAAAACATTATTGTAGATAATAATGTTATTTTTAATGGAAAATTAGAAGGGACAGAATGGCTTGGATTACTTTAGTAGATCAAAATATATTAAAACCAATATTGCTAAAGAAGATAATAAGGCTTAATCCAAATACTAAAAACTTTAATATTGAAGCTGTTAAACCGAATAAAAATTTAGAAATCCAAGAAGCAAATGATTTGTTTTTTGTAGTAAACGTAAATGATTTTTCGGTTTTAAAATCATTTTTTGTTATATGGTTTTCTTTAACATTGATGATCTATTTAGTCACTTTCGATTTGTATATAACTCTATTCACTTTACCGCTGTTGGTTTTTGTATTATGGGAAGTAGCCTTAAATTATTTAAACCCTGTTCAAGAAATTGTATTAGATCGTTTAAACGGAACAATTACTTATCCCAAGCGGTTTTTTTATAAAACACCTCATACTGTTCTTTTTTCTGAGGTTCAGTTTTTTGAGAAATTAGATAGATTTGAGAGTACGGATAGTGATAGGGACCGGTCGCAGTTTTTATATTTAAAACATCCAAGCAACAAGAAAAAGTTAAATTTGGCTACTATAAATATTTACGATCGTAAAAATGACCCTTTTGGTAGTCGATTAAATGAAGTGATGTCTTTTTATATTTGGTATATGGATAAAAACAGGCCTTTACCTCCAGGTACAGCTTTTGATCCTTATCGGAAAAATGATTTTGACAGAAGGCGTGATGAAGGTTTTTTAGCTCCTTTATACCCTAGTAGTATTAAAACCAAAGAAGCAAATAGTTATCAAGCAAAAGTTAAGTCAGATTATATTAAAAAAAATAAATCTTAATTAAAAAACCTCGTACACATCACGATTACGAGGTTTTTTTGTGCAGCAACTTAAATAAACAGTCGAGATATTCATTGATAAATTTTATTCTTATAGCTCCTGTGTTTTAGATTGCAACCTGAGTGAATAGGACAAGACGCTTATAGTGGCTTCCAGTTATTACTTGAACTTAGAAGTTTTAAAAAAAACAATTTTATTTATATTCTAGTAATCTCGAGGCTTCCTAATTAAAGGTTTTGTCTATATTAATTATAGCAAACAGACCTTGATTAGAATATCTCAAAGTCCGTATTACGGATAATTAATGTTGGTTGTAATTTTTTGTTACCTTCTATACTTAGGTTTCTCTAGTAAAATTGGATTTGGATTAAGTAATACCCATTTTGTGGCTAATTCACATAAATAATTAAGATCATCAATCTCTGCATCTCCATTTTCACGAATATCTTTTATAAGAATCGCTGTTTTTTTAAGTTCATCATTATTTAATGAAATACCTATGGATAAATAATCGAAGAAGATGGCTAACATTTTTTTAAAGTCAATATCCCAATTTCCTCCACCATTTCTATATATTTCATCCCTAACTTTTCCAGAAATACGAACAACTTCTCCTTGTATTGTTTTAGCACTTCCGCTTGATGGAATTAAAAAATCCCATAATTCTTCATATTGCTTTTGCCAAGTAGTATGCTGAACAGTAATGATGGAAATGCCATCATGCAGTATGCGTTTATGAATAGGGGTAACATCAAACAGTGCATAAAGTGTGTTTAAAGCTTTATCGGTTTCAGGTAGAAATTCTTTGCTAAAATTCGCTCTATGAAATTCAAAATTTTCACCTAACTGATGAATAGAATCTTTCATCGATTGCGTTATTTCAGTATTTATTTCAAGAAATATCTTTGAGATTTCAGCTAATTTTATGAGGTTGATGTTATTTGCTCTTTTTAACGCATAATCAAATGGCGTTTGCCCAGCTTTATTCAAAACATTTGGATTAGCACCATGATCAAGTAATTTTTTTACATTAATACTATTAAATCCACCTCCTGCGGCATAATGAAGTGGGGTCTCGCCGCTATTGTTGGGGGCATTAATAGTTGCTCCTAACTCTAAAAAGACGGTAATATCTCCACTATGAAAACTTGCATGTCTATGAAGTGCTGTACAACCATAAATATCTACAGCATCTATATCTGCTCCTTTTTCTACTAACCATCGAACCAGTTCATTAGGAATATAATAGGTGCTAAGCGCGGTAGCTTTACCATAACCACCTCTGGCCTCAATTTCGCAAGTATCAAATATTTTCTTAAGGTTTTCTATATCTTTAGCTTTAATCAATTCTTCAAAAATTTTAGGAAGAGTTTTTCTTTTCTTAGCCATTTTAAAAGTGTTTATTTTTGTGATGAATTGCACTGTAGTTTTGCCTTGTATTTTGGATTAAAAACTAAAATATTTAATAGTAATCGGTCCTTTTTTTAGGTATGGTTTTTTTTTGTTTTTAAACCGCTTTTCATATTGGGATATCATTTTTCTACTCTGTTTTATGGTCTTTGTAAGGTTTGTTTATGTATAAATGAATAAGAGTTCTTTAATACCTTAACTGGTAACCTATACCGGTGAATAGATGTTAATTACACCTTTTAAATAAACATACTTTCAATTATGGTTAATAGTATTTCATTCCCGTTTTTCCATTGTGTCCAACCGTCATAATTTTCTGATGCATCAAAGATATATTCTCTACCGGTTCCTTTTTTTAATTTGATCCAGTCGCCCTTAACTTCCACTACGTTAAAAGGTAAAAAGCTATTCTCTTTATTTTTAAATATAATATCTCCGTCTGGTTTGTCATAGATTATTAAATTAGATTTTTCTACATAATAAACTCTTTTAAGATAGCGTTCCCAAGTTTCAAAAATAAACCACCTTGGATTGTAGTTCGAATCAGCACAATTTGAACAACTATTTTGAAAAAGCGCGCCCTTCGTCTTATAATAAACATTCTGCTTTTCTCTTTTTATAAAGTAAGCTTCGTTTGTTTCTTTATTGGTGATAACCTTAAAATAATTTTCAGTGGCCTCTGTAACGATAAAATTTAATTTCTCAGATGTTGGTGCTAACCCAGATTTTATAAGTTTCCTATCAGCTTTATGAGTGCCTCCTTCTGATATTGAATTGGGTTTTAAATCCAATGTGGTGCTTATTGTAGTAGTACCAGATTTGTGCTTTTTAAATTCTATATCAGCGAAAGGAAGCGTGTCATTTATGTCTTTATAAAGATAAATAGGATAGGTTGTATTTACGTGTAATATTCCAATGCCTATAGTTATTTCAGACGCTTTATTTTCCTGTCCGTATACATAAGGGAGTACTAAAAAAGAAAAAATAACAAAGACTTTTTGCATGATATTGCTTTTAAATATTTTTTTGTTAACGTGCCATTCCTACTTCTACGGGGGTACATAAGGTACAAGATATCACTTTTTGTTACTACCTAAACCTGTAGCTTTTATTGAAATTTATTTTATTTCTGTTTCAATTGCTCAATAAGCTCTAGTCTTTTTACAATAGATTTTTTTTCAAGAATAGTTCCAGGAGATAGCACGCCATTTGCGCCTATTCTTGAATTATCTCCGACTAACGCTCCAAATTTTTCAACCCCAGTATCAATGATAGTTTCATGATATTTAATCCAAATTCTTTTATCTTCTCTTTCATTATAATGGTTAGCCGCAATGGAGCCTGCCTCAAAATTAACGTGATGTCCAATAATACTATTACCAATATAATTTAAATGCGCTATGGCCGTATTAGCACATATGATGCTGCTTTTTACCTCGGAACTAGGGCCTATTTTTACTGAACTATCTAGAAAAACACCTTCTCGAAAATAGGAGTTTGCGCCAAGAATACAGTTTTCCATTGCTATAAATGGTCTTTTAATAGTAACACCGTTTTCTATAACTGTAGATTTATGAATAGCGATTCCGTCTACGATATTGAAGTCTTCTCCTAGCTTAGGGATTATTCCTTCGATGATATCTTTTAAGTTGCTTGTTAAATCCCAAGGGGCTAGATTTTGCGCTGTTTCAAAAAAATCTGAAAGATTGGATATGAATTCTTTAAGGGCTATTTTTTGTGTCATTTGAAGCTAACTTTTTATTTTTTGAAACTTAAATTAGGTCAAGCGTTTATTTTTTCGTCACAGAAATCTTAATGCTTTGTACATAAAAATAATACAAGAATATAAAATGTATCCCAAATATTTAATAAGAGGGGCTAGAAAAATACGAAGAAGCGCACTAAAAAATCACCT encodes:
- a CDS encoding ankyrin repeat domain-containing protein; amino-acid sequence: MAKKRKTLPKIFEELIKAKDIENLKKIFDTCEIEARGGYGKATALSTYYIPNELVRWLVEKGADIDAVDIYGCTALHRHASFHSGDITVFLELGATINAPNNSGETPLHYAAGGGFNSINVKKLLDHGANPNVLNKAGQTPFDYALKRANNINLIKLAEISKIFLEINTEITQSMKDSIHQLGENFEFHRANFSKEFLPETDKALNTLYALFDVTPIHKRILHDGISIITVQHTTWQKQYEELWDFLIPSSGSAKTIQGEVVRISGKVRDEIYRNGGGNWDIDFKKMLAIFFDYLSIGISLNNDELKKTAILIKDIRENGDAEIDDLNYLCELATKWVLLNPNPILLEKPKYRR
- a CDS encoding DapH/DapD/GlmU-related protein; its protein translation is MTQKIALKEFISNLSDFFETAQNLAPWDLTSNLKDIIEGIIPKLGEDFNIVDGIAIHKSTVIENGVTIKRPFIAMENCILGANSYFREGVFLDSSVKIGPSSEVKSSIICANTAIAHLNYIGNSIIGHHVNFEAGSIAANHYNEREDKRIWIKYHETIIDTGVEKFGALVGDNSRIGANGVLSPGTILEKKSIVKRLELIEQLKQK